AAATATCCTGATTTTCTATGGAAGAGTAGATGACAACTAGTACATGACATATGTTGTGTATCtttaaaaactagagcaaaagtgcatgtgggggtgggggtggactgGTGCtaattttggaatcagcaggccaAATGTACCTAGAAAGAGAAATGCACCAAAAAAATCCACTCTGGTGGCATCAACAAAAGAGAACAATCATGATGAGCAGTCAGAAAGAGAGGCTTTGTTAAAATGAGGTGCTTGAAAGTATTAGTATTTAATATCAATGGCATGAATGCCCTCAACAAAAGGTAATggtatttctatattttaaaaatgtgaagcaGATATCATGGCACTGCAGGAGACTCACATCTCCAGGAAGGACCACAAGAAACTAGGCTTGGAGTTTATAACTTCCGATatgaaaaagaagaggggaaTGACCCTGTTTATAAAAGAAATTTCTAGCAGAACAGACAAGGAAGGTTGCTACCAATTAGTTACaataaaaattgcaaataaaaaaaacttaatCGGAAACCTTTATGCCCCTAACAGTGCCAGAGCGAAATTTTGCTAAAAATTCCACAAAGAAATTGCCTCAGTGGGTTATATTGACATAGTCCTTCTTGGAGATTTTAATGCAGTAGTAGACAACAAATTATGttggaagctgctttgggtctctttgAAGGAGAAAAGCGtattataaataaagaattattattattacgattattattattgttattattattatagagccgtgtgtgtgtgtgttgggggacaCACAATtctacagcacacacacacaattcataTATTattgtgctgtgtgtgtgtgtgttgaggggCACACAATTCTACAGTACACCCAcacaattcatatatatatatatatatatatacacacacacacacacacacagacctctctctctctctctatatatatatatatccatatgggGGAGATAGATGGctaaatagatatatatgtggATAGATATTCTACCATTGccatgattccgtagcattgagctatggcagctaAACTGGTGTcacagtgcattaattctacagtgtagacatacACTCCTAGCTCCCTATCATTTTGCACTTCAtctacttcaaagataaccactTAAAGCCTAACACTGCCAAGAcgcaagtgtgtgctttccacctacgcaaccgtgaagccaacaggaaacttAAAAGTCACCTGGAAAattcaagagcttgaacactgtttccatcctaaacaTCACAGTGTCATCTTAgttcgaacactagcatataggaaacactgcttgaacaccaagcacaaagtagctgcacgcaataacatcctgcagaaacttactggcagcacatggggtgcagacccaaaattagtaagaacatcagccctggcattgtcttactcaactgtcaagaatgcctgtcctgtttggcataagtctgtccACACaaaacaggtgaacatagcatcaaacgaaacatgcagaataaccaCAGGatatcttaaacctacacctgttgataagctctacaagctagctggcattgactccctgatgtgcgacgggaagttgctgctaaatgtgaaataaggttgaacactgtgaaagccacccactaccagcctcctcccagtagactcaaatcaagggaaagctttatgagaactaccactcctcttggcattcctccagcaacagcaagggtatccctctgggcagcaagggtatccctctcaaataatatgctacaagtctacatagggaccaccaaacgcagcgcccaaacacaaatcaaggaacatgaaaggcactgcagactacttcaaccagagaagtcagccatagcagagcacctgatgaaccaacatggacacagcatattattcaagaacacagaaatgctggaccactctaacaaccatcatgtcagactacacagagaagccattgaaatccacaagcatgtgcacaatttcaacagaaaggaggaaaccatgaaaatgaacaaaatctggctaccagtatttaaaaaaactctaaaattacaacagcaaaacaacagaggggaaacaatcaggcacatctaatcacctctcaacgaatGATTGCCCCAAGccctgccaggccatcaaatgctaatcagttgagacattcacacctagctccagcagacaatagtcctttgtcccaccctggccattccacagatatataaaccaattttcctacttccaacagaccccacaatctctgaggatgcttgccatagatgcaggcgaaacgtcaggaaagaatgcctctagaacatggccatatagcccaaaaaatcctacaacaacccagcccacatattgttgttgtgagccttcaagttgtttccatccTATTTTGCACTTTAAAAGCGCTATAGTTCCACTTGGAAACAATTTCTGGGATTCGTAGTTCAGTGAAGCTGTCAATCCAAGTTTAACGCGTTGAGTTGCCATGGCAGTGAAACAGCGTACAAATGTGGCAACAACACGATCAATGGTCAACGTCCTCCTTTAACCCTATGGAACGCCAACGATCCAATGAACGGCCTcttgcggcggcggcggcggcagcagcccCGCTGTCCAATCGGAAGCAAGCACGGAGGCCCGCGAGGCCCCGCCCCCGCCCGGCAAGATGGCGGCGCCCAGGAGCGCGGGCGAGGCGGCGGAAGCGGGCCTGGAGTTGGTATTCCCTCAGGAGCTGGGCCTGTTCGCGGAGGCCTTCCCGGCGGAGGCGCGTTACCGGCTCTGCGGGCACGAGCTGAGCATCGCTCAGCACCACGGGGGCCGCCTGGGGGTGGCTGCACCCGTTTGGGAGGCGGTGAGGAACGAGGGCTCGGAGATCAAACCCCCCGAAGGCCACTGAGCAagctcacactctctcagcctcaaagggagCCAAAGGCAATCCCCCTCCCCAGGACGAATAGTACCTAGAAAGCGCTAAGATAGGACCACTaagacaaagggcccttccacactgccatataacccagaatatcgaggcagaaaatcccacaatactgggttatctgaatccactctgctatataacccagttcatagcagataatgtaggattttatacagctgtgtggaagcggtCAGAGTCTGGTTGAAGGCAGTTTCCAGCCACAGAAACATTAATCTTGTAATCcgtatatatttttaataaacctCCACTATTTCCTTCCAAAATGATTAGATTTCAGTCCTTTTGGTACTGCACATCTCTTCTAAACTATTTTAGAGTCCTCCATCTGTCTCTGGCCCCCTCTgctctgctatataatccaaattatcaaggCAGGTCATCCatgttatctgccttgaactggattatttgagtctacatggCTATATAATCTGGTACAAAGTGGATcatctggcagtgtaaaaggggcctctcTCTTGCCCCATGTACACAGACCATTTAAAGCAGTTTCAGgcaggtattgaagaaagtgatttcactgtgcagatgattatataGGAAATCTTAAATCTAGTTTGATTACAACAAACTACAGACCAGTGATGTATATTAAGGGCCCCCTCAACACcgccatatgatccagattatctgctttgatctagattatatgagtctccactgtcatataatccagtccaaatcagataatctggatttcatacggcagtgtagatggggcctcacttTTGTAGAAGTTTCTTCTCGGGCTTCTGTAATTTGGAGCtagctttgaattgaattaaatggttagtgtagattaggcctaaggccccttctacactgtcctgtatcccagggtctgatcccatattatcttcttACCCCAGTTTATttgacagtggagactcatataatccagttcaaagcaggtaacctggaatcagatcctgggatataaggctaatatagaaggggcctcagtctctcCATATCCTTGCtcgattttttttctctcttcaccCACACAGTTATGCTTTGATTCATTCAGGTTATTTGCCCATTCTGAAGATAAATGAGTTAATGTAGCACTTCTGAAATCCGCAACATTAAAAGGAAATGTGCTGAAAAAGGAGTCATGTAGATGTTATGCAACAAGGGCCTAAATATGGGGAAGGTGTGACTTGGGATATGAGTGTTATGGGTGACAAAGATGGAGAATTTAGTCATAATGGGAGACATACAAAGTGTTTTGGAaaactttttattttttggttccaATTAGAACTTGTATTTAGTGCATATGATGTATTGAGTACGATTCATTCAGGTTCTGTTAGAGCTAGAAAGCATAAACATCTTGCAACACTGCGTTTCCTGTCTAAGAAAATCAGGAATGCATAATCCTGATGAATAGCTATTTTTGCATTGAGAgagttcatttttatttattgtctaCATTCTCAGCATGACTTGTGATGAGATCACTGTATATTAATCTGACTCTTGAAGCCTGGCATGGAGCCAGATTGATGTGCTGTAAGGAACATGAAACATAGGAAACTGTCTTAGTCAGATCAGTCTAATTATGTTTCTAGTTCAGTGCTATCTAGTTTGACAGTCACTAGATCCCCCAGGGCTTATTTAGATGATTTTCTCATcaattatttcattttctttcttattttaagTGTTCATTTTTCACTGACGAACCCAATTGAAAGACAAACCAGGCTTTTATTCCACTTAGCAATCTGTGACACATAGAGAGCCTGGAAAATATGTAAGGAGGGATGTCCAGCTGGACTGGTATCGGTTTGCCAAGTGCAAACTCTCATAAGGATCTAAAATAGTTGCTTTGAGAGCTAAATTTCTTCTTTGAGAGGAGGGTTTACATTTGAtaacattctggaaaagataTTACTTAGTGTTGGGGAAGCTAGTATTGGAATGAATGGTCCTTAAAATGTGTGAAATGTCAGACAGTAAGTGCtgaaacaatttacaataagtaGAATATTTCATTGCACAGGAAGCTGTTTCTTAATTCTTCTGAAAGGGTAAATTGGTTCTGGTATACTAAGCAACACATGAGGTGGGGAGAACTCTGTCTATGCAGGATCTTCTGCTGAAAACAGAACACCCTTTTTCATTAAATCTGTTTTGATCTgtgttttttgtgtttaatatttcaaaacttattaaatgtattgttttcatttttcattgtAATATCtcattctttattttctttcaaggCTTTAACCCTCTGTGAATATTTTGAGGCTGAGAAGCTGAACTTTTGGGGCAAGAAGGTTATAGAACTAGGTGCTGGGACAGGCGTAGTGGGCATCGTGGCTTCTCTCCTAGGTATGTAGAGCTCCTTGCATGAATGGATGGGGAAGTATAATTGTGAAATCTCTAGTCCTGGAGCTTCTACCAACATCTTTCTAATATATTCAGTCAAGGACTACGATATACAGAATACAAATGATCTGATTTCATAATTCAGGAAAGTCCCAATTTTCCCTGTTCATCTGACCAGCCGGTCGATCTCTAAGCACCTAAATATTTATTCAGTTTTGGCTCTATGAAACTCATACTTTGTACAAAGAGCTCCAAGTTGGGAAGGCTTTCTGggtgcattctttttccattcttgacaCAGCTTCTTACTAGGATATTTTTACTTATAAAAGAAAATTCCCAGTTATTTTTTATACTTGTTTTCAACTGAATCTTGGTGTCTCATAAATGTATTTATTCCCTCTGAAAAAAATCATGAGGCTTTGTGTTATCcaaatatatatgttttgctttattttatgtgGAATATAGTAAGGAATTTGGATAGGAAAAATACCTTACAGTGAGGAAACCTGTGGTTCCCCCTATGTTGGATTCTAGCCATCATGGTTTATGGCCTGATATGGGAGTTGTTTGTCCTCCCTGCCATAAATGTAGCCTTAGCATACAGCTACAGAGAGTATGTAATCTCTCTCTGTTCTTACAGCAGATTAAATATTTGTATACCCAGAATGTCTTAAGAAAACATGACTGTAACTGACATCCCTTTCAcagatttttctcctttttttccaggAGGTGATGTAACTATCACAGATCTTCCTGTGGCCTTAAAGCAGATAGAGGAGAATATCCACCGGAACTTGCCTGTGAAGTGTTTGGGTCGAACCAGAGTTTGTGCTCTATCATGGGGTGTGGACCACACCATGTTCCCTCAAAATTATGACTTCATTTTGGGTGCAGACATAGTCTATCTCAAGGACACATTCCCCTTGTTGATCAGGACGCTCCAGCACCTATCTAGTGTGCAGTCCACTATCTATCTGTCTTCCAAAATGAGGCAAGAACATAGTACTGCGTTGTTCTTTGAGACTCTGCTCCCCATGCACTTCACCTCAGAACTGGCCTTCAGAGATGAGACTGAGAATATTAACATCTACAAAGTGACCAGCAAAAGTCATACAGGGCAGTGAGTTTGCCAGTTCACCATAGACAATGTGACAAAACACTACTTTCTccacctctttttaaaaaaatgaaaatccagAAATCTTACTGAGTGAGTCACCAGTTCATGGGAGCTGCTCTTGAAGGTTTCTGCTCACCAGAGAGTAACTTTTCTAATAATGACTTTCCAAGTTGACTCTTACAGTACAATACATTCCCTAGTCAttgcaagagaaagaaagattgTATCTTAGAAGTGACAAAGCTGACGGATGTGTGCTCAGTGTTTCTTACCATGTCAAACCACCACCAACACAGCAAACTTGCAGATACAGACCAATTTATGGAATTAGGTTACTGAATACTTCAAATAATTACTGATAATTATTTGAAGAAATAATTCGGAAGAAAGGATTAAGAGAAAAGTTATAACAAGTTCTCAAAATATACAAAGAGTAAAAGGAAACCAAATACATTGTCCAGCAGCTGTGCAGGTTGTAATTAGCTGCTCTCGTTAGAGACAATCTTGAGCTCTTTTGTCCAATGTTTGTTTACAAAGCTCTCAGGTAATTATGAAGTTCTCAAGTAATTGGGACCACAggcaatgaaatccacaaaatgGAGATATATAATTGGGCCAAATACAAATCAAAGAACTTGTCACACTTTGTAGTCTCTCCAGTAAATCTATCCATTTTGTGgatttggattttgttttatttttctacatAGCCAACACGTATCTGTTGGAGTTTGGTTCTGGGACCCTGCTGACTTTCtcccgtggataccaaaatctaaatgctcaagtcccattatatacaatggtgtagtaaaatggcataTCCAGTATAAAAAGTAAATGACTTAAGTGCCGGAGAGAGCCTGGGGATCTGTAAAATGGCAGGAAGCTATAATTATACGTTTTTTGGAACTGACTATCTGGattaaaaaaactcttaaaatcaggacagtaaataaagagcaatactcaaaaaCGGGAATTTCTCAcataaaacaatcagggccagctaatgcctcccaacaaaggatcccccaggcagtaagaagccagaccttgaagctgcaaggccattcaatgctaatcaaggtggccaattgcaacattcacgcctgcttcaagcagacaagagttctctctcccgccctggacattccacatatatataaacctcacttgtccttGTTTCCCACAGAcatcgcaacctctgaggatacttgccatagatgcaggcgaaacatcaggaaagaatgcttctggaacatggccatacagcctagaaaactcacaacaacccagcacaATGAATTGTTACCAAAGTGCACAAAATGACACCATGATGCCTTTTCTCCCTTTGAGAGATGCTTTTTTAATATATACTTTCTATTGTAATTTTTATAAGCTCAGCATTAAACTATATACCtatgcatttcttttttcattataaTGCGTCATCTCATTCTTTTAGACACATAGGTTTCTGTTCACTATGTTTGATATCTAAAAATAACTGCATGTGAATGTCCCAAGTGCTGTTTTATTCCACATGTTCATTACAAAAGCTGTTGCAAGTAAAGTTTGTACTGTGTCTCATTTTTTCTCATTGTAATTGCTTGGGAAACTACCCTAGTATCCATGGTTTTAAAAGAATTTTGGGACTGTGTATGACACACAACGGGTTAGCAGACAAAAAGTATTTGTTTATTGCTTGGCATCCTCTGCTAACTATATTTCCATTGACCACTTATTTAAGTATGTGTATTACTAAGCAATTAgatagtattttttaaattctcaaagattatctTTTGCATTGTTACTCATTACAGCTGCTTTGAAGGACACAGGATGATGAAATTAATCTTGCATCAAATCAGGGAATAGGGTGATTAAACACAAATTATATATTTAAGGGATGACTGGGATTTGTGGATGAGCTAGGATTTGAACAGGGGGCTTCCCAGACAGCTCTTAACTATTGATATGGGAACTACAGGGTTACTCAATTTCCTCTGGTCTGACATTTCTTTTCCAGAAATAAGAAGGATAAAACCCCCATAAAAGAGCACTGATGGAATTCAAACAAACCTTGATATAAGAAACGTTATTCCTTTTGCCTGCCCAAGATGGGATTTATAAGATTGAAGTCACATGCAGTAAGGATAGGTTTGAGATGGTTTCACTGCacacctctccacaaaatacTTGAACTGGTTGCTTCATTTCATGTGCCTATTGTTAGTTCTGAATGAGACATTTGCAGAAACTTACTGAACTATAGTATGACCCCTGCACCGATAGGACCAATACCTGAAATTCTGTTCTTGATTTGAAAGTGTCACTTCCTGTTCAATTGTGTGATACCTACTTTGTAGGGGCAAAGAAACTAAAATATTTCTCCAAAAAATCAGGAACCCCATTTCtaatagggagggcaaggatggacaccatGAAAGTTGAatattttaaactgcaaaaaaaaccccctattGATTGTGTGGCCGTAGTAATAACGATAAACAAGCACACAAGAATGCAACCAATGGGGCTGCAGGGTTTTTATCATTTCTGGCAGTAAATCGAATACACATTCTCATTGgtttccaaagacaaatcatttcattggtctaagctagctatacagttgttcattggtggtttatgattttgattgacattatagcacacgagggatcctaacaatggcacaactatagtacaactatagtctattgttctctgaccatgactgtgtcttatctgttagtctgttgcaaacatggctccagagtgactgggaaacttggggagtACTAACTAGCCATCAGCTAGCCGGTTTTATCCAGATatactgttatccttgaatagtaacttctctggagcactgatttctcaagcaatcagcattttctgtaaacataggcctactgcagaaataggctaatatggcagtaaatcagaacatatgggcattgggaacatctctgaaaattctttttttaaaaaaccacgtCCCttctactttgaaagtagttataaatcagaaatgtccaatcccgataaaatagtgaagagtagagacatcacactggcaatgaagatccgcatagttataaagcaatggtattctccgtagtcgcctacggatgtgagaactggaccataaggaaggctgaacaaaggaagatagacacttttgaactgtggtgctggaggaaagttctgagagtgccttggaccgcaagaa
This genomic interval from Anolis sagrei isolate rAnoSag1 chromosome 2, rAnoSag1.mat, whole genome shotgun sequence contains the following:
- the EEF1AKMT3 gene encoding EEF1A lysine methyltransferase 3 produces the protein MAAPRSAGEAAEAGLELVFPQELGLFAEAFPAEARYRLCGHELSIAQHHGGRLGVAAPVWEAALTLCEYFEAEKLNFWGKKVIELGAGTGVVGIVASLLGGDVTITDLPVALKQIEENIHRNLPVKCLGRTRVCALSWGVDHTMFPQNYDFILGADIVYLKDTFPLLIRTLQHLSSVQSTIYLSSKMRQEHSTALFFETLLPMHFTSELAFRDETENINIYKVTSKSHTGQ